Below is a genomic region from Paenibacillus rhizovicinus.
ACAAGCTGCTTCAGGCATGCAAAGACGAGCTTCGCGCCGAAGGCGTTCCTTTCTCGGAAGAAATTGAAGTCGGCATTATGATTGAGCTGCCGGCCGCCGTTGTCATTGCCGATATGCTGGCCGAGGAAGTCGATTTCTTTAGTATCGGCACCAATGATTTGATTCAATTCACGCTGGCGGTCGATCGGATGAACGAACAAATTTCCCATTTGTACGAACCGTTCCATCCTTCGGTGCTGCGGATGATCAAGCTGACCGTCGAAGCGGCGAAACGCAAAGGGGTTCATGTTGGCGTGTGCGGCGAAATGGCCGGGGATCTGAAGGCACTGCCCATCTGGCTGGCGCTGGACGTTGACGAGCTCAGCATGTCGGCGCATTCCATCCTGCCCGTGAAAGAACGGCTGTTGGCGCTGCGGCAGCAAGAAGCCCGCAAGTTGTTCGACCGTCTCTTAACCTGCAGCACAAGCGCGGAAATCCATGCTCTCCTTGAGCTGAAACCATCGGAAGAACAGAAGGCGGAAGCTTATCCGGATGTGTACAGAAGCTCCTGACGGAGAATGGGATTACAAGAAATGATCGTCGCCGCCCATAAGCTGCACGGTGATCAATAGACGAAGAAGGGCGGCAAACCTGAGGTTTGCCGCCCTAATTATCGGTAGGTGATTCGTCGTTCGTTGCTGTTAGCCGCCGCGAAGCGCGTCGACGAACGCTTTGGCATAGGGCGGCAAATCCGGCGGACGTCGTGCCGAGATGAGGTTTCCGTCAACGACGACCGGTTCATCGAACCATTCGGCGCCGGCGTTCTCCATGTCATCGCGAATGCCCGGCGTGGAGGTCACTTTGCGGCCGTTCAGTATTTTGGCGGAAACGAGCACCCAGCCGGCGTGGCAGATTTGGCCGATCGGCTTGGCTGCCGCGTCCATTTCCTGCACGAGCCGAAGCACCTTCGGATAGCGGCGGATCTTGTCCGGCGCCCAACCTCCGGGAACGAGCAAGCCGTCGATCGCGGCGCTGTCCATCTCATCGTAGGCGATATCGGCCGTTGCGGGCACGCCGTATTTGCCGATGTGCGTGCGGCCTTTCTCCGGCCCGGCGAACAGTACGGTCGCTCCTTCTTCGCGGACTCTGTAAACCGGATACCATAATTCGAGATCCTCGAATTCATCGTCAAGCAGACAAATGATCGTTTTACCTTGCAGCGACATAGCTATTCCTCCTTCTGACTAACTGTATTCAAACACTAGTACCCATTTTAAACGAAGGTGATTCCATGAAGCAAACCATGATACGGCGTTTTGCCCTTCTTCCGGCCGTCCTGATGATGCTGGCGATCTTCTGGCTGTCCTCGCGAACGAGCAATGAGCTGAATTCCGTGCTGCCTTGGTTTCAAGAGCTGTTTCCGTCCATGTCGAACTTCGATTGGGGACATTTCATCGCTTACTTCGCGTTAGGCTTGTCCTATGCTTACGGCTTCGGACGGCACGCCGGACGACCGTCCGTGAAAGCGTTCATCATCCTGTTATGCGTCGTATACGGACTGACGGATGAATACCATCAATCGTTTGTCGCAGGGCGCACGCCTGACCTCTCGGACCTCCTTCATGACGGTATCGGCGCTGGCCTGGCCATGCTGCTGCTGACGATTCCGCAGGTGTTCAAACTGTGGAGAAAGCTGGCTGTTTAATCCGTTAGATGCAAAAATTACAACCTGTGCGGAAGAAGGACTTTACTGCAAAAAGTCGAATACCTTTAACGTCGAGCTACGCCTGAGAAAACCGCTGTACCAGATGCGTTTCCCAGGCTGTGCTTCTTTGAGGAGAAGGAGTGGACCATTTTGCAAAAGCGCTGTTCTTGCGGCGATACCATGCCAATGAAGCTGCGTACCGTCATTTATTCCAACAAGGTTGAAATCGATAATGTTCCGATTTACTCTTGCCCTTCCTGCAACCGCAGCGAGGTGTTTCCCGAAGTAAAGCCGGACTTGACTGGACTGATTGGTAAACTAGGTGCCCAGCCCGTAAAACAAACCTTTTTGTTTAACGAATGGAATGAATGGGCAAAGCTGTTAGTAGAAGCTTATCATGACCATAAACATTCCGATCCCGCAATCGTGAGACGGATGACTGAAGAACGGATCGACATGCTTCTTGACCTCTTGTCGGTCGCGCGGACAGCCGGGGACGATGAGTGGGTGGCTGATATACATAAGCGGCTGACGCAATTGAGCAGAAGCATGCTTCAATACGGTTAACAAAGGGTGTGACGGAATGGAAATGCCGATTCCGCTTGCGACCATCGCCGATTGGGAAGACGCTTTCAGCGAATCCTTCAGCCAGCCGGTGCTGGTGTTCAAACACAGTACGCAATGTTCAATCAGCAGCGGCGCTTACGATGAATTATCGAATTGGCTGGAGGACGCGAAAGCGTTATCCTTGAAGCCTGTCATGGTGCTCGTCCCGGAAAATCGAATCGCAGCCTATGCGATTGCGGAGCAATTGCAACTGAAGCATGAATCGCCCCAACTGATTATGGTGGATGGCGGCAAGGTGTCTTGGCACGCTTCGCACTGGCGGATTACCTACTCAACATTAGACGAGCATCTCGGCACGCATTGCGAAAAGTAATATTTTGTCGTATGATTAACGATAAAGTGTTATGGGGCGAGAGAAAAATTTGAACTAATGGAGAGAAGGACTGTGACGGTAACCATTTATGATGTAGCAAGAGAAGCAGGCGTGTCCATGGCAACTGTGTCGCGGGTCGTCAATAACAATCCAAACGTTAAACCTCAAACACGCAAGAAAGTATTCGAAGCCATTGAACGTCTTGGCTATCGTCCGAATGCGGTAGCGCGTGGTTTAGCAAGCAAGAAAACAACAACCGTCGGCGTAGTCATTCCCGACATTTCCAATGCGATCTTCGCAGAAGTAGCGCGCGGAATCGAAGATATCGCAAATATGTATCACTATAATATTATTTTGTGTAACGCGGATAAGAAGAAAGATAAAGAGATTCGCGTTATTAATACGCTTCTGGAGAAGCAAGTCGACGGCCTCCTGTTCATGGGCGGCGCGGTAACGGAAGACCATCTGCAGGCATTCAAGACAGCCAACGTGCCGATCGTGCTCTGCGCGACGACCGACGAGAACGGCTCGATCCCTTCCGTTGACATCGATCATGAAGCAGCGGCGTTCGATGCCGTGCAAACGCTGATCAAGAACGGCCATCGTTCGATCGCCATGATCGGCGGCACTTTGCAGGATCCGGCGAACGGTTACGCGCGTTTCCAAGGCTATAAGCGCGCGCTGGAAACGGCGGGAATTCCGTACGACGAGAACATGGTTCGGATCGGCAACTATCGTTATGAATCCGGAGCCGATGCGATGAAATACTTCTTGGAGCTGCCGTCCCGTCCGACCGCAGTATTTTCTGCGACGGACGAAATGGCAATTGGCGCGATTCACTGCATCCAGGACGCGGGCTTGAAAGTACCGGGCGATATTTCGGTCATCAGCGTGGATAACAGCCGCATGGCATCCATGGTAAGACCTCAATTGACCGCGGTAGCGCAGCCGATGTACGATATCGGAGCGGTATCGATGCGGCTTCTGACGAAGCTGATGAAGAAAGAAACGGTTGAGAATCCGAGAGTCGTACTGCCGTACGAAATCGTTACGCGTCAATCGGTTGGGAGTATCTAATGACAGCAGCTTATAGCAAGATCGGCATCATCGGTGCCATGGTTGAAGAAATCGAGCTGCTTCACAAGCATGTCGAGAAGACAAGCTCGTTCGTGAAAGCAGGGATTGAATACACGGAAGGCAGCCTTCACGGCCGTCAAGTCGTGTTCTGCAAATCCGGCGTCGGCAAAGTGAATGCAGCGGTTTGCACGCAGCTGCTGATCGATGCAGGCGTGGATTGCGTGCTGTTTACGGGAGTCGCAGGCGCTGTATCACCGAGCTTGAACATCGGCGATATCGTCATTTCGACCTCGTGCCTGCAGCATGATATGGATGTGAGACCGCTCGGATTCGCAAGAGGGCAGATCCCGTTTCAAGAGACATGGGATTTCCGAGCCGCTTCCGATCTCGTCGAGCTTGCGGGCAGCGTAAGCGAGCATCTGTTTCCAGGACGCACGATGAAAGGCAAAGTGCTCTCCGGCGATCAATTCATCGCTTCCCGCGATGTTGTTCGGGAGTTGTACGAGGAGCTTGACGGAGCTTGCACCGAAATGGAAGGCGCTTCGCTCGCTCAGGTTTGCGCGATGAACGGTGTACCGTTTGTCGTCATCCGCTCCATGTCGGACAAAGCAGACGGATCGGCGCATGTGAATTTCGCCGAGTTCACCGTTCAGGCATCCATTAATTCGCATGCGATCATCGAAGGCATGCTTCAACGACTGTAAGCAGCGAGCTTGCTCGCCGAGCAGTATGTTGAAGGCGGTCGCAGATGAATGACAAGTGGCAGCTTTCTCGCTCTTCCTTTACGGAAGGCGAGAGGCTGCCTCTTTGTTTTGTCCTATTGTCTTCGTATGTCATTGAATCATCTGCTCAGCGATAACTTACCGTCAACTCCGGCCGATCGGTCAGAGCTGTTGGAGGACGATGGAGATGATTTCCGCATTACGGGCTGCGATTTCTTGCCGGCGCGGCATGGGCTGCCAGGATGCAAGCTCATCCAGCCAGCTGTTTGGCAGGGCTTCCTCGGCCATCGGCTGCCAATGCTTCTGCCATTGCTCGGGAAGCGGCTCATTCGCGTCGCTGTCGCTTAACCGGGCAATCAGGGGATGATCCGTCATGGCAAGCCATACGAACGCCCAGGCACGCGGTACGACGCGCCAAATGTCATACCCGCCGCCGCCGAGCGCTATCCATTTGCCATCCGTATGCTTGTGGGCGAGTTCATGAATGATCGCCGGCATGGACTGATAAATACGCATGCTGCAATGGATGTGCGAGAGCGGATCGAAGGCATGCGCATCGCAGCCATGCTGGCTGACGATCACATCGGGTTTAAAGAAAGCGGCTGCGCGCTCGACGGTCGAACGGAAGCTTTCCAGCCAGGAGTCATCCTCGGTGTACGGCTCAAGCGGGACATTGATCGACGTGCCGAAACCGGCATCCATGCCGCGCTCGGTCACGAAGCCCGTTCCAGGAAACAAATACTTGCCTGTCTCGTGAATGGAATAGGTGCATACTTCGGGATCGGCATAGAACGTCCATTGGACGCCGTCGCCGTGATGAACGTCCGTATCGATATAAAGCACGCGAGCGCCATATTGCTGCCGTATATGAGCGATGGCGATCGCGGCGTCATTATAGACGCAGAAGCCTGATCCGCGGTCCGGAAAAGCATGATGCAGTCCGCCTGCCATATGATAGGCATGCCGGGCTTGTCCGTTCATGACGACGTCCGCGGCCAAGACAGAGCCGCCTGCGATACCGGCCGCAGCCTCGTGCATGCCGGGAAAATAGGGGGTGTCTTCGGTACTCAGTCCATACTTGTCCGCTTTTGCGACGGCATCGCGATCGGGGGTCGGCACACTGAGACTGCGAACGGTTTCTATGTAGTCCGGCCGATGAACGAGCTGCAATAACTCATCGTCCGCCATCGAAGCTTGCATCATATAAGCAGGGTCAAGCGCTCCCGCGGATTCCAGCAAATGCTTGGCAAGCGACAGCCGGATCGGGTTGAAAGGATGCTCTAGATTGAATTTATAGCGTTCTGCTTCGGGAGAATAGATATATACGGCATTGGCCGTCATGCTGTTCAACTGCCCCTTCCTGCAAATGCTTTACCTGCACGCCGGTGCTGGTTAGTACATGAACCGCTGCCTGAAGCGGACGCGGTCGAATTGCTGAATGGAGCTTAATGGCACTTCACGGCCAATACGAACCATGAGACAGTTCGCGGGATGGGCGCAAATTTCGGGATCGTCCGTCGCAAACCAAACCATGCCGGCTTCTTTCATGAGGTTCTCCATCATGGCACGGTAATCCCAGACGCTCAGCCCAGTTCCTTCGAGATCCCAGTGCCAGTAATATTCCGTCGTGTACACGATGACGTTCTCCAATTGCTCCCGCTCGAAAGAGAGCAGAATCAACCGTTTGGCTAATCCGAGACCGCGATAGTCGTCAGCCACTTCGACTGCGCCTAGCTCGATCAAATCCGCCATATTGCCTTCCGACCAGGTTTCGAGCTCATCTGGATAATGGAAGGTCACATAGCCGACGATCATGTCGCCGTCCCTGGCCGCGATTATGCGTCCTTCGGGAAGATCGGCGATTTCCAGTAGCGCTTTGTATTGCTCGGGCGGACGACGAAAAGCATCCAATTGGTCATGCAGCCTCATATTCGCCAGCCGATCGACAGGAAGCGGACCTTCAATGACGATTTCCCGGCCTTGAAAAGGAACGATTTCGGTGTTCGGCAGTTTGCGGTGTTCCAAAGAAGTCGGCTCCTTTCTCAAATATAAGACACTATAAGGTTTCGACTTATAGCCAAACTTATATTTCACCGGAATGAAACGCAAAGCGCAGTCGTAAGGACGGCGATAGCGGTTTCATCTTATGCTACCCTACTTATATCAAAAAAAAGTTAAAATGAAAAGCATGGCCTGTATAGCGATAGACATGATATAATATGAAAGCGTATTCGGGCACAACGGAAAGAGAGAATAAGCGGTTTTACTATGGGCAGGAGGATGATGATTCATGAGTAACACGCATCAGGAACGGATTCCGGCAA
It encodes:
- the ccpA gene encoding catabolite control protein A, whose translation is MTVTIYDVAREAGVSMATVSRVVNNNPNVKPQTRKKVFEAIERLGYRPNAVARGLASKKTTTVGVVIPDISNAIFAEVARGIEDIANMYHYNIILCNADKKKDKEIRVINTLLEKQVDGLLFMGGAVTEDHLQAFKTANVPIVLCATTDENGSIPSVDIDHEAAAFDAVQTLIKNGHRSIAMIGGTLQDPANGYARFQGYKRALETAGIPYDENMVRIGNYRYESGADAMKYFLELPSRPTAVFSATDEMAIGAIHCIQDAGLKVPGDISVISVDNSRMASMVRPQLTAVAQPMYDIGAVSMRLLTKLMKKETVENPRVVLPYEIVTRQSVGSI
- a CDS encoding VanZ family protein, encoding MKQTMIRRFALLPAVLMMLAIFWLSSRTSNELNSVLPWFQELFPSMSNFDWGHFIAYFALGLSYAYGFGRHAGRPSVKAFIILLCVVYGLTDEYHQSFVAGRTPDLSDLLHDGIGAGLAMLLLTIPQVFKLWRKLAV
- a CDS encoding GNAT family N-acetyltransferase; the encoded protein is MEHRKLPNTEIVPFQGREIVIEGPLPVDRLANMRLHDQLDAFRRPPEQYKALLEIADLPEGRIIAARDGDMIVGYVTFHYPDELETWSEGNMADLIELGAVEVADDYRGLGLAKRLILLSFEREQLENVIVYTTEYYWHWDLEGTGLSVWDYRAMMENLMKEAGMVWFATDDPEICAHPANCLMVRIGREVPLSSIQQFDRVRFRQRFMY
- the ytxJ gene encoding bacillithiol system redox-active protein YtxJ: MEMPIPLATIADWEDAFSESFSQPVLVFKHSTQCSISSGAYDELSNWLEDAKALSLKPVMVLVPENRIAAYAIAEQLQLKHESPQLIMVDGGKVSWHASHWRITYSTLDEHLGTHCEK
- a CDS encoding acetoin utilization protein AcuC: MTANAVYIYSPEAERYKFNLEHPFNPIRLSLAKHLLESAGALDPAYMMQASMADDELLQLVHRPDYIETVRSLSVPTPDRDAVAKADKYGLSTEDTPYFPGMHEAAAGIAGGSVLAADVVMNGQARHAYHMAGGLHHAFPDRGSGFCVYNDAAIAIAHIRQQYGARVLYIDTDVHHGDGVQWTFYADPEVCTYSIHETGKYLFPGTGFVTERGMDAGFGTSINVPLEPYTEDDSWLESFRSTVERAAAFFKPDVIVSQHGCDAHAFDPLSHIHCSMRIYQSMPAIIHELAHKHTDGKWIALGGGGYDIWRVVPRAWAFVWLAMTDHPLIARLSDSDANEPLPEQWQKHWQPMAEEALPNSWLDELASWQPMPRRQEIAARNAEIISIVLQQL
- a CDS encoding type 1 glutamine amidotransferase domain-containing protein; amino-acid sequence: MSLQGKTIICLLDDEFEDLELWYPVYRVREEGATVLFAGPEKGRTHIGKYGVPATADIAYDEMDSAAIDGLLVPGGWAPDKIRRYPKVLRLVQEMDAAAKPIGQICHAGWVLVSAKILNGRKVTSTPGIRDDMENAGAEWFDEPVVVDGNLISARRPPDLPPYAKAFVDALRGG
- a CDS encoding 5'-methylthioadenosine/adenosylhomocysteine nucleosidase produces the protein MTAAYSKIGIIGAMVEEIELLHKHVEKTSSFVKAGIEYTEGSLHGRQVVFCKSGVGKVNAAVCTQLLIDAGVDCVLFTGVAGAVSPSLNIGDIVISTSCLQHDMDVRPLGFARGQIPFQETWDFRAASDLVELAGSVSEHLFPGRTMKGKVLSGDQFIASRDVVRELYEELDGACTEMEGASLAQVCAMNGVPFVVIRSMSDKADGSAHVNFAEFTVQASINSHAIIEGMLQRL